From a region of the Cucumis sativus cultivar 9930 chromosome 6, Cucumber_9930_V3, whole genome shotgun sequence genome:
- the LOC101204751 gene encoding ATPase ARSA2 has product MAEELPEGTVRNLLDQESLKWVFVGGKGGVGKTTCSSILSILLSRVRSSVLIISTDPAHNLSDAFQQRFTKAPTLVNGFSNLYAMEVDPTVENEEVGEGMDGLFSELANAIPGIDEAMSFAEMLKLVQTMDYSVIVFDTAPTGHTLRLLQFPSTLEKGLSKIMSLKSKFGGLLGQMTRMFGVDDEFGEDAILGRLEGMRDVIEQVNRQFKDPDLTTFVCVCIPEFLSLYETERLVQELTKFEIDTHNIIINQVLFDEEDVESKLLKARMRMQQKYLDQFYMLYDDFHITKLPLLPQEVTGVEALKDFSGHFSSPYEPTTSRDSIEELERKISTLKQQLNDAETELDRIRKGKQKA; this is encoded by the exons ATGGCTGAAGAATTACCAGAAGGTACGGTTCGGAATCTACTGGATCAAGAGTCTCTTAAATGGGTTTTTGTTGGTGGCAAAGGCGGTGTCGGAAAGACCACCTGTAGCTCCATCCTCTCCATTCTTCTCTCCCGTGTCAGATCCTCTGTTTTGATTATCTCCACCGACCCGGCTCACAATCTCAGCGATGCCTTTCAGCAGAGATTCACCAAGGCACCCACCTTGGTTAATGGCTTCTCCAATCTATATGCCATG GAGGTGGATCCTACTgtggaaaatgaagaagtgGGCGAGGGGATGGATGGCTTGTTTTCTGAGCTAGCTAATGCTATTCCTGGAATTGATGAGGCAATGAGCTTTGCAGAGATGCTCAA ATTAGTACAAACAATGGATTATTCTGTAATTGTATTTGACACGGCTCCAACTGGCCACACTCTGCGGCTGTTGCAATTTCCATCAACTTTAGAGAAAGGGCTTTCAAAGATAATGTCtttgaaaagtaaatttgGTGGCTTATTGGGTCAG ATGACCCGGATGTTTGGTGTTGATGACGAGTTTGGTGAGGATGCAATTCTGGGAAGACTGGAAGGGATGAGAGATGTGATTGAACAAGTTAATAGACAATTCAAAGATCCT GATTTGACAACATTTGTCTGTGTCTGCATTCCCGAGTTTCTCTCGCTTTATGAAACAGAGAGACTAGTTCAAGAACTTACCAAGTTTGAGATCGATACTCacaatattatcattaatcAAGTACTTTTTGATGAGGAAG ATGTTGAATCCAAGTTACTGAAAGCAAGAATGCGGATGCAGCAGAAATATCTCGACCAATTTTACATGTTGTACGATGACTTCCACATCACCAAGTTGCCATTGCTGCCTCAAGAG GTGACTGGGGTTGAAGCTCTAAAGGACTTTTCAGGTCATTTTTCGAGCCCATATGAACCAACGACCAGCAGAGATTCAATAGAAGAATTGGAGAGGAAAATATCAACGTTGAAGCAGCAACTGAATGATGCTGAAACTGAGCTTGATAGAATTAGAAAAGGGAAGCAAAAGGCGTAG
- the LOC101203822 gene encoding ubiquitin-related modifier 1 homolog 2 — protein MQLTLEFGGGLELLCNSVKIHNVSIDPENGVGKFIMKDLLSWVRSNLIKERPEMFMKGDTVRPGVLVLVNDCDWELSGQLDTTLEEKDVVVFISTLHGG, from the exons TGGGGGGCTGGAGTTACTATGTAACTCTGTAAAGATCCATAATGTCAGCATTGATCCCGAAAATGGAGTGGGAAAG TTCATTATGAAGGATTTGCTCTCTTGGGTTCGATCTAACCTGATCAAGGAACGGCCGGAAATGTTTATGAAAGGCGACACCGT AAGACCTGGTGTTCTGGTGCTTGTAAATGATTGTGATTGGGAGCTTAGTGGGCAGCTTGACACAACATTGGAAGAGAAAGACGTGGTAGTGTTCATATCCACCTTGCATGGAGGCTAG
- the LOC101223195 gene encoding protein-S-isoprenylcysteine O-methyltransferase A isoform X1, which translates to MFCIKDLQRFLHKNFPVLVLYGSASFSENMTEILSYTACRQLSQMVSAIIFFHASEYILAVGIHGRSNVTLKSLLISKNYLLAMILSFLEYFLEIVLCPSLKEYWWVSQTGLAMVVVGEIVRKLAIITAGRCFTHLIKIYHEDHHNLVTHGVYSFVRHPGYSGFLVWAVGTQIMLCNPISTIAFAVVVWHFFAERIPYEEYFLRQFFGHEYEEYANRVSSGVPFVK; encoded by the exons ATGTTTTGCATAAAGGATCTCCAGCGTTTTCTACACAAGAATTTCCCTGTCTTGGTGTTATATGGCTCTGCATCATTTTCAG AAAACATGACAGAAATACTCAGTTACACCGCATGCAGACAGTTGTCTCAGATGGTTTCTGCAATCATCTTCTTTCACGCTTCTGAATATATCTTAGCAGTTGGCATTCATGGGAGATCCAATGTTACTCTAAAGTCCCTTCTGATTAGCAAAAACTACCTCTTGGCAATGATCTTATCTTTCTTAGAGTACTTCCTTGAAATTGTGTTGTGTCCCAGTCTGAAGGAATACTGGTGGGTTAGTCAGACAGGCCTTGCAATGGTTGTAGTTGGAGAAATCGTCCGTAAACTGGCCATCATAACTGCAGGCCGGTGTTTTACACATCTGATCAAGATCTATCATGAGGACCATCACAACCTGGTTACTCATGGAGTCTATAGCTTTGTCCGTCATCCTGGATACAGTGGTTTCCTCGTGTGGGCAGTTGGCACTCAAATCATGCTCTGTAATCCCATTTCAACCATTGCATTTGCTGTTGTGGTTTGGCACTTCTTTGCTGAACGGATTCCGTATGAAGAGTACTTCTTGAGACAGTTTTTTGGCCATGAGTATGAGGAGTACGCGAATCGGGTATCTTCTGGAGTGCCATTTGTGAAATGA
- the LOC101206732 gene encoding SPX domain-containing membrane protein At4g22990 isoform X2: MKGPLKLEEIEKIVLFLLEQQGLLAMRLSSLGEEQGALSQQLTEANVAELQEQYRAAGQDLLRLLAFVEINAIGLRKILKKFDKRFGYKFTDYYVKTRANHPHSQLKQVFKQVGIVAVAGAIFHNLAELEGHKESYISIYDQLDLSYQDPVIDSIKAALNRLSNSTNFLQFLGKHAMLLEDGLSDPAENNVDERYNFMSLLLNLVNTFLYMVNTYIIVPTADNYTMSLGAAATVCGIVIGAMPVAQVFSSVYFSSWSNRSYMQPLVFSSIILVVGNALYALAYDLKSITVLLVGRLFCGLGSARAVNRRYITDCVPLRLRMQASAGFVSASALGMACGPALACVFQRNFKILFITFNEDTLPGWAMALAWLIFLVWLCICFKEPFSVIPSEANTGKTAILILENGCTQPLLLSKEAKQECADQECDDDDNDDGGQSKRTRKPVNSIMLAYKLLTPSVKVQLFVYFMLKYAMEIVLAESSIITGYYFVWSTTNVAVFLACLGLTVLPVNIIVGNYLSNLFEERQLLLASEIMLCIGVILSFHILIPYSVPQYVCSALITFVSAEILEGVNLSLLSRVMSSRLSRGTFNGGLLSTEAGTIARVIADGTITLSGYLSESKLLNITLLPSLFICVYAIIATCFTYNSLY; encoded by the exons ATGAAAGGTCCCTTAAAGTTAGAAGAG ATTGAAaagattgttttgtttttgttggagCAACAAGGATTACTTGCAATGAGGTTATCTAGTCTTGGTGAAGAGCAAGGCGCCCTTTCCCAACAACTTACAGAAGCAAACGTTGCTGAACTACAGGAACAATATAGAGCAGCTGGACAAGATCTTCTGAGGCTTCTCGCTTTTGTGGAGATAAATGCAATTGGTCTACGCAAGATATTAAAGAAGTTCGATAAACGCTTTGGCTACAAGTTTACAGATTATTATGTCAAAACTCGTGCTAACCATCCTCATTCCCAACttaaacaagtttttaagCAAGTG GGTATAGTTGCTGTCGCTGGTGCCATATTTCATAATCTTGCAGAGCTTGAAGGTCATAAAGAGAGTTACATCTCAATATATGATCAACTTGACCTTTCATATcag GACCCTGTAATTGATTCCATCAAAGCAGCTCTAAACAGATTATCAAACTCcacaaattttcttcaatttttggGAAAACATGCCATGCTTTTAGAAGATGGGTTATCAGATCCTGCTGAGAATAACGTTGATGAaagatataattttatgtCACTTCTTTTGAACTTAGTAAACACATTTTTGTATATGgtaaatacatatattattgtcCCAACAGCTGACAACTACACCATGAGCTTGGGAGCTGCCGCGACTGTCTGTGGCATTGTGATTGGGGCAATGCCTGTGGCACAGGTGTTTTCTTCGGTTTATTTCAGTTCTTGGTCAAACAGGTCATACATGCAACCACTGGTTTTTAGTAGCATCATTCTTGTAGTGGGAAACGCATTGTATGCACTGGCATATGATCTCAAGTCCATCACTGTTCTTCTGGTCGGCCGTCTTTTCTGTGG gttgGGTTCTGCAAGAGCAGTTAACCGGCGCTATATTACCGACTGTGTGCCATTGAGATTACGAATGCAAGCTTCTGCAGGATTTGTTAGTGCAAGCGCACTGGGAATGGCATGTGGTCCAGCTCTTGCTTGtgtttttcaaagaaatttcaagATATTATTCATTACATTTAATGAGGACACTTTGCCTGGTTGGGCCATGGCTCTTGCATGGCTCATTTTTCTCGTATGGTTGTGCATTTGTTTCAAAGAGCCTTTTTCAGTCATACCATCGGAAGCTAATACGG GAAAAACTGCAATACTTATTTTGGAGAATGGTTGTACACAACCACTACTTTTAAGCAAAGAAGCTAAGCAAGAATGTGCAGATCAAGAATGTGATGATGATGACAATGATGACGGTGGACAATCGAAAAGAACTCGCAAACCAGTCAATTCAATAATGTTAGCTTATAAGTTACTTACACCATCTGTCAAG GTGCAactatttgtatattttatgcTAAAATATGCAATGGAAATTGTACTTGCTGAGTCGAGTATAATCACGGGCTACTACTTTGTATGGTCGACCACCAATGTTGCAGTCTTTCTAGCATGCCTTGGCTTGACAGTGCTCCCTGTAAACATCATTGTTGGGAACTACCTCAGTAACTTATTCGAAGAAAG GCAACTTCTTCTTGCGTCTGAAATTATGCTTTGCATAGGCGTAATTTTGAGCTTCCATATTTTGATTCCTTACTCAGTACCTCAATATGTGTGCTCGGCTCTAATCACATTTGTCTCTGCTGAAATCCTTGAAG GTGTAAATTTGTCACTTCTCTCTCGAGTCATGTCGTCGAGACTTTCACGTGGGACATTTAATGGTGGCTTACTTTCCACCGAAGCTGGAACTATAGCTCGAGTGATCGCAGATGGCACAATAACATTGTCAGGGTACTTGAGTGAAAGTAAACTCTTGAATATTACCTTACTTCCTTCACTTTTTATTTGCGTATATGCCATTATAGCAACATGTTTTACCTACAACTCTCTTTACTAA
- the LOC101206732 gene encoding SPX domain-containing membrane protein At4g22990 isoform X1: MVAFGKKLRELQIPEWREHYINYKLMKKKVNRYTQQIEIGTQNDYNVLRDFSRLLDIQIEKIVLFLLEQQGLLAMRLSSLGEEQGALSQQLTEANVAELQEQYRAAGQDLLRLLAFVEINAIGLRKILKKFDKRFGYKFTDYYVKTRANHPHSQLKQVFKQVGIVAVAGAIFHNLAELEGHKESYISIYDQLDLSYQDPVIDSIKAALNRLSNSTNFLQFLGKHAMLLEDGLSDPAENNVDERYNFMSLLLNLVNTFLYMVNTYIIVPTADNYTMSLGAAATVCGIVIGAMPVAQVFSSVYFSSWSNRSYMQPLVFSSIILVVGNALYALAYDLKSITVLLVGRLFCGLGSARAVNRRYITDCVPLRLRMQASAGFVSASALGMACGPALACVFQRNFKILFITFNEDTLPGWAMALAWLIFLVWLCICFKEPFSVIPSEANTGKTAILILENGCTQPLLLSKEAKQECADQECDDDDNDDGGQSKRTRKPVNSIMLAYKLLTPSVKVQLFVYFMLKYAMEIVLAESSIITGYYFVWSTTNVAVFLACLGLTVLPVNIIVGNYLSNLFEERQLLLASEIMLCIGVILSFHILIPYSVPQYVCSALITFVSAEILEGVNLSLLSRVMSSRLSRGTFNGGLLSTEAGTIARVIADGTITLSGYLSESKLLNITLLPSLFICVYAIIATCFTYNSLY, from the exons ATGGTTGCATTCGGCAAGAAGTTGAGAGAATTGCAGATTCCAGAATGGCGAGA GcattatatcaattataagttaatgaagaagaaagttaACAGATATACTCAGCAAATAGAGATTGGAACACAAAATGACTACAATGTGCTCAGGGACTTCTCAAGATTATTAGATATTCAG ATTGAAaagattgttttgtttttgttggagCAACAAGGATTACTTGCAATGAGGTTATCTAGTCTTGGTGAAGAGCAAGGCGCCCTTTCCCAACAACTTACAGAAGCAAACGTTGCTGAACTACAGGAACAATATAGAGCAGCTGGACAAGATCTTCTGAGGCTTCTCGCTTTTGTGGAGATAAATGCAATTGGTCTACGCAAGATATTAAAGAAGTTCGATAAACGCTTTGGCTACAAGTTTACAGATTATTATGTCAAAACTCGTGCTAACCATCCTCATTCCCAACttaaacaagtttttaagCAAGTG GGTATAGTTGCTGTCGCTGGTGCCATATTTCATAATCTTGCAGAGCTTGAAGGTCATAAAGAGAGTTACATCTCAATATATGATCAACTTGACCTTTCATATcag GACCCTGTAATTGATTCCATCAAAGCAGCTCTAAACAGATTATCAAACTCcacaaattttcttcaatttttggGAAAACATGCCATGCTTTTAGAAGATGGGTTATCAGATCCTGCTGAGAATAACGTTGATGAaagatataattttatgtCACTTCTTTTGAACTTAGTAAACACATTTTTGTATATGgtaaatacatatattattgtcCCAACAGCTGACAACTACACCATGAGCTTGGGAGCTGCCGCGACTGTCTGTGGCATTGTGATTGGGGCAATGCCTGTGGCACAGGTGTTTTCTTCGGTTTATTTCAGTTCTTGGTCAAACAGGTCATACATGCAACCACTGGTTTTTAGTAGCATCATTCTTGTAGTGGGAAACGCATTGTATGCACTGGCATATGATCTCAAGTCCATCACTGTTCTTCTGGTCGGCCGTCTTTTCTGTGG gttgGGTTCTGCAAGAGCAGTTAACCGGCGCTATATTACCGACTGTGTGCCATTGAGATTACGAATGCAAGCTTCTGCAGGATTTGTTAGTGCAAGCGCACTGGGAATGGCATGTGGTCCAGCTCTTGCTTGtgtttttcaaagaaatttcaagATATTATTCATTACATTTAATGAGGACACTTTGCCTGGTTGGGCCATGGCTCTTGCATGGCTCATTTTTCTCGTATGGTTGTGCATTTGTTTCAAAGAGCCTTTTTCAGTCATACCATCGGAAGCTAATACGG GAAAAACTGCAATACTTATTTTGGAGAATGGTTGTACACAACCACTACTTTTAAGCAAAGAAGCTAAGCAAGAATGTGCAGATCAAGAATGTGATGATGATGACAATGATGACGGTGGACAATCGAAAAGAACTCGCAAACCAGTCAATTCAATAATGTTAGCTTATAAGTTACTTACACCATCTGTCAAG GTGCAactatttgtatattttatgcTAAAATATGCAATGGAAATTGTACTTGCTGAGTCGAGTATAATCACGGGCTACTACTTTGTATGGTCGACCACCAATGTTGCAGTCTTTCTAGCATGCCTTGGCTTGACAGTGCTCCCTGTAAACATCATTGTTGGGAACTACCTCAGTAACTTATTCGAAGAAAG GCAACTTCTTCTTGCGTCTGAAATTATGCTTTGCATAGGCGTAATTTTGAGCTTCCATATTTTGATTCCTTACTCAGTACCTCAATATGTGTGCTCGGCTCTAATCACATTTGTCTCTGCTGAAATCCTTGAAG GTGTAAATTTGTCACTTCTCTCTCGAGTCATGTCGTCGAGACTTTCACGTGGGACATTTAATGGTGGCTTACTTTCCACCGAAGCTGGAACTATAGCTCGAGTGATCGCAGATGGCACAATAACATTGTCAGGGTACTTGAGTGAAAGTAAACTCTTGAATATTACCTTACTTCCTTCACTTTTTATTTGCGTATATGCCATTATAGCAACATGTTTTACCTACAACTCTCTTTACTAA
- the LOC101223195 gene encoding protein-S-isoprenylcysteine O-methyltransferase A isoform X2, producing the protein MFCIKDLQRFLHKNFPVLVLYGSASFSEILSYTACRQLSQMVSAIIFFHASEYILAVGIHGRSNVTLKSLLISKNYLLAMILSFLEYFLEIVLCPSLKEYWWVSQTGLAMVVVGEIVRKLAIITAGRCFTHLIKIYHEDHHNLVTHGVYSFVRHPGYSGFLVWAVGTQIMLCNPISTIAFAVVVWHFFAERIPYEEYFLRQFFGHEYEEYANRVSSGVPFVK; encoded by the exons ATGTTTTGCATAAAGGATCTCCAGCGTTTTCTACACAAGAATTTCCCTGTCTTGGTGTTATATGGCTCTGCATCATTTTCAG AAATACTCAGTTACACCGCATGCAGACAGTTGTCTCAGATGGTTTCTGCAATCATCTTCTTTCACGCTTCTGAATATATCTTAGCAGTTGGCATTCATGGGAGATCCAATGTTACTCTAAAGTCCCTTCTGATTAGCAAAAACTACCTCTTGGCAATGATCTTATCTTTCTTAGAGTACTTCCTTGAAATTGTGTTGTGTCCCAGTCTGAAGGAATACTGGTGGGTTAGTCAGACAGGCCTTGCAATGGTTGTAGTTGGAGAAATCGTCCGTAAACTGGCCATCATAACTGCAGGCCGGTGTTTTACACATCTGATCAAGATCTATCATGAGGACCATCACAACCTGGTTACTCATGGAGTCTATAGCTTTGTCCGTCATCCTGGATACAGTGGTTTCCTCGTGTGGGCAGTTGGCACTCAAATCATGCTCTGTAATCCCATTTCAACCATTGCATTTGCTGTTGTGGTTTGGCACTTCTTTGCTGAACGGATTCCGTATGAAGAGTACTTCTTGAGACAGTTTTTTGGCCATGAGTATGAGGAGTACGCGAATCGGGTATCTTCTGGAGTGCCATTTGTGAAATGA